In the Pithys albifrons albifrons isolate INPA30051 chromosome 31, PitAlb_v1, whole genome shotgun sequence genome, one interval contains:
- the LOC139684099 gene encoding olfactory receptor 14J1-like, with translation MSNSSSISHFLLLALADTRQLQLLHVWIFLGISLAALLGNGLIISTIACNHHLHTPMHFFLLNLSLTDLGSICTTVPKAVHNSLWDTRTISYMGCAAQLFFFVFFITAELYLLTIMCYDRYVAICKPLHYGTLLGSRACAHMAAAAWATVFLYSLLHTANTFSLPLCQGNALGQFFCEIPQILKLSCSNSYLRELGLIVVSAFLFVGCFIFIVFSYVQIFRAVLRIPSEQGRHKAFSTCLPHLVVVSLFVTTVLFAHLKPLSVSSPSLDLVVSVLYSVVPPTLNP, from the coding sequence atgtccaacagcagctccatcagccacttcctcctgcTGGCATTGGCAGACAcgaggcagctgcagctcctgcatgTGTGgatcttcctgggcatctccctggctgccctcctgggcaacggcctcatcatcagcacCATAGCGTGtaaccaccacctgcacactcccatgcacttcttcctgctcaacctgtccctcacagacctgggctccatctgcaccactgtccccaaagccgtgcacaactccctctgggacaccaggaccatctcctacatgggatgtgctgcacagcttttttttttcgtCTTCTTCATCACAGCAGAGCTTtatctcctcaccatcatgtgctacgaccgctacgttgccatctgcaaacccctgcactacgggaccctcctgggcagcagagcttgtgcccacatggcagcagctgcctgggccactgtgtttctctactctctgctgcacacagccaatacattttccctgcccctgtgccaaggcaatgccctgggccagttcttctgtgaaatccctcagatcctcaagctctcctgctcaaactcctacctcagggaacttgggctcATTGTGGTTAGTGCTTTTCTATTTGtgggttgtttcattttcatagttttctcctatgtgcagatcttcagggctgtgctgaggatcccctctgagcagggacggcacaaagccttttccacgtgcctccctcacctggttgtggtctccctgtttgtcaccACTGTCTTATTTGCCCACCTGAAGCCTCTTTCtgtctcctccccatccctggacctggtggtgtcagttctgtactcagtggtacctccaacactgaacccc
- the LOC139684041 gene encoding olfactory receptor 14A16-like: ISHFLLLPLADTRQLQLLLLWLFLVIFLAALLGNGLIISAVASDHHLHTPMHFFLLNLSLIDLGSICTTVPKAMHNSLWNIRTISYKGCVAQVFIIFLVVGVEFSLLTIMCYDRYVAICKPLHYGTLLGSRACAHMAAAAWASGFLYGFLHTANTFSLPLCHGNVLGQFFCEVPQILKLSCSHSYLRELRLLLFSVSFFVGCFIFIVFSYVQIFRAVLRIPSEQGRHKAFSTCLPHLAVVSLFLSTAFCAYLKPLSLSYPALDLVLAVLYSVLPPTLNPFIYSLRNQELKDAVKKKMTGCFSGTRDCLLSSVNGL, encoded by the coding sequence atcagccacttcctcctcctgccattggcagacacgcggcagctccagctcctgctcttgtggctcttcctggtcatcttcctggctgccctcctgggcaacggcctcatcatcagcgccgtagcctctgaccaccacctgcacacccccatgcacttcttcctgctcaacctgtccctcatagacctgggctccatctgcaccactgtccccaaggccatgcacaactccctctggaacatcagaaccatctCCTATAAGGGATGTGTTGCACAGGTCTTTATAATTTTCCTCGTAGTTGGAgtagagttttccctcctcaccatcatgtgctacgaccgctacgttgccatctgcaaacccctgcactacgggaccctcctgggcagcagagcttgtgcccacatggcagcagctgcctgggccagtgggtTTCTATATGGTTtcctgcacacagccaatacattttccctgcccttaTGCCATGGCAATgtcctgggccagttcttctgtgaagtgccccagatcctcaagctctcctgctcacactcctacctgaGAGAACTTCGGCTTCTTCTGTTTAGTGTGAGTTTTTTtgtgggatgtttcattttcatagttttctcctatgtgcagatcttcagggctgtgctgaggatcccctctgagcagggacggcacaaagccttttccacgtgcctccctcacctggctgtggtctccttgtttctcagcactgccttCTGTGCCTACCTAAagcccctttctctctcctacCCAGCCCTGGACCTGGTCctggcagttctgtactcggtgcTGCCTCCAACACTCAACCccttcatctacagcctgaggaaccaagaactcaaggatgctgtgaagaaaaagatgactggatgcttttcagg
- the LOC139684102 gene encoding olfactory receptor 14A16-like produces MPNSSSISHFLLLPLADTRQLQLLHLWLFLGISLAALLGNGLIISAVASDHHLHTPMHFFLLNLSLTDLGSICTTVPKAVHNSLWDTRDISYMGCAAQLFLYVCFMSAEFSLLTIMCYDRYVAICKPLHYGTLLGSRACAHMAAAAWASAFLYALLHTANTFSLPLCHGNALGQFFCEIPQILKLSCSYSDLRKLGLLVVNACLGFACFVYIVFSYVQIFRAVLRIPSEQGRHKAFSTCLPHLAVVSLFISTSFFAYLKPPSISSLSLDLVVAVLYSVVPPAMNPLIYSLRNKELKDALWTLMIGHNSEAKNCLISCSKHS; encoded by the coding sequence atgcccaacagcagctccatcagccacttcctcctgctgccattggcagacacgcggcagctgcagctcctgcacttgtggctcttcctgggcatctccctggctgccctcctgggcaacggcctcatcatcagcgccgtagcctctgaccaccacctgcacacccccatgcacttcttcctgctcaacctgtccctcacagacctgggctccatctgcaccactgtccccaaagccgtgcacaactccctctgggacaccagggacatctcctacatgggatgtgctgcacagctctttcttTATGTCTGTTTTATGTCAGCAGAATTctctctcctcaccatcatgtgctacgaccgctacgttgccatctgcaaacccctgcactacgggaccctcctgggcagcagagcttgtgcccacatggcagcagctgcctgggccagtgccTTTCTctatgctctgctgcacacagccaatacattttccctgcccctgtgccatggcaatgccctgggccagttcttctgtgaaatcccccagattctcaagctctcctgctcataTTCTGATCTTAGGAAACTTGGTCTTCTTGTGGTTAATGCCTGTTTAggatttgcttgttttgtttatattgttttctcctatgtgcagatcttcagggctgtgctgaggatcccctctgagcagggaaggcacaaagccttttccacgtgcctccctcacctggctgtggtctccctgtttatcagcacatcattttttgcctacctgaagcctcctTCCATCTCCTCCCTATCCCTTGATCTTGTGGTGGCAGTTCTTTATTCAGTGGTACCTCCAGCCatgaaccccctcatctacagcctgagaaacAAGGAACTTAAGGATGCCCTTTGGACACTAATGATTGGACACAATTCAGAAGCAAAAAACTGCCTGATTTCATGTTCAAAACACTCATAG
- the LOC139684101 gene encoding olfactory receptor 14J1-like, protein MPNSSSISHFLLLALADTRQLQLLHVWIFLGISLAALLGNGLIISAVASDHHLHTPMHFFLLNLSLTDLGSICTTVPKAMHNSLWDTRTISYMGCAAQLFFFVFFITAELFLLTIMCYDRYVAICKPLHYGTLLGSRACAHMAAAAWATVFLYSLLHTANTFSLPLCQGNTLGQFFCEIPKILKLSCSNSYLRELGLIVVSGFLFLGCFIFIVFSYVQIFRAVLRIPSEQGRHKAFSTCLPHLFVVSLFVTTVLFAHLKPLSVSFPSLDLVVSVLYSVVPPTLNPLIYSLRNQELKDALRKMMTGCFAAARDSLLCFANGS, encoded by the coding sequence atgcccaacagcagctccatcagccacttcctcctgcTGGCATTGGCAGACAcgaggcagctgcagctcctgcatgTGTGgatcttcctgggcatctccctggctgccctcctgggcaacggcctcatcatcagcgccgtagcctctgaccaccacctgcacacccccatgcacttcttcctgctcaacctgtccctcacagacctgggctccatctgcaccactgtccccaaagccatgcacaattccctctgggacaccaggaccatctcctacatgggatgtgctgcacagcttttttttttcgtCTTCTTCATCACAGCAGAGCTTtttctcctcaccatcatgtgctacgaccgctacgttgccatctgcaaacccctgcactacgggaccctcctgggcagcagagcttgtgcccacatggcagcagctgcctgggccactgtgtttctctactctctgctgcacacagccaatacattttccctgcccctgtgccaaggcaataccctgggccagttcttctgtgaaatccccaagatcctcaagctctcctgctcaaactcctacctcagggaactcGGGCTCATTGTGGTTAGTGGTTTTCTATTTCtgggttgtttcattttcattgttttctcctatgtgcagatcttcagggctgtgctgaggatcccctctgagcagggacggcacaaagccttttccacgtgcctccctcacctgtttgtggtctccctgtttgtcaccACTGTCTTATTTGCCCACCTGAAGcctctttctgtctctttcccatccctggatctggtgGTGTCAGTTCTCTACTCAGTGGTACCTccaacactgaaccccctcatctacagcttgaggaaccaggagctcaaggatgctctgaggaaaatgatgactggatgctttgcagcagccagagactccctgctttgctttgccaatGGCTCATAG
- the LOC139684100 gene encoding olfactory receptor 14A16-like: MSNSSSISHFLLLPLADTRQLQLLHLWLFLVISLAALLGNGLIISAVASDHHLHTPMHFFLLNLSLIDLGSICTTVPKAMHNSLWDARTISYMGCAAQVFFFLSFIVTEYSLLTIMCYDRYVAICKPLHYGTLLGSRACAHMAAAAWASVFLNALLHTANTFSLPLCHGNALGQFFCEIPQILKLSCSYSDLRKLGLLVVNACLGFACFVYIVFSYVQIFRAVLRIPSEQGRHRAFSTCLPHLAVVSLFISTSFFAYLKPPSISSLSLDLVVAVLYSVVPPAMNPLIYSLRNKELKDALWTLMIGHNSEAKTA, encoded by the coding sequence atgtccaacagcagctccatcagccacttcctcctcctgccattggcagacacgcggcagctgcagctcctgcacttgtggctcttcctggtcatctccctggctgccctcctgggcaacggcctcatcatcagcgccgtagcctctgaccaccacctgcacacccccatgcacttcttcctgctcaacctgtccctcatagacctgggctccatctgcaccactgtccccaaagccatgcacaactccctctgggacgCCAGgaccatctcctacatgggatgtgctgcacaggtctttttttttctctccttcatcGTAACAGAGtattccctcctcaccatcatgtgctacgaccgctacgttgccatctgcaaacccctgcactacgggaccctcctgggcagcagagcttgtgcccacatggcagcagctgcctgggccagtgtctttctcaatgctctgctgcacacagccaatacattttccctgcccctgtgccatggtaatgccctgggccagttcttctgtgaaatcccccagattctcaagctctcctgctcataTTCTGATCTTAGGAAACTTGGTCTTCTTGTGGTCAATGCCTGTTTAggatttgcttgttttgtttatattgttttctcctatgtgcagatcttcagggctgtgctgaggatcccctctgagcagggaaggcacagagccttttccacgtgcctccctcacctggctgtggtctccctgtttatcagcacatcattttttgcctacctgaagcctcctTCCATCTCCTCCCTATCCCTTGATCTTGTGGTGGCAGTTCTATATTCAGTGGTACCTCCAGCCatgaaccccctcatctacagcctgagaaacAAGGAACTTAAGGATGCCCTTTGGACACTAATGATTGGACACAATTCAGAAGCAAAAACTGCCTGA